The proteins below are encoded in one region of Methanoculleus taiwanensis:
- a CDS encoding 4Fe-4S binding protein has protein sequence MDLATFFEDAEVDVFARVGIDDLADADRAAVLQFLPAARSVIIFGKEVPVAVYRMGQKEKTREMLRIAEGLDETAVRLADRLKADDIPARPVPLYLPVRFAGGRVQGVVRLKSIAAAAGVGEIGRNTVLLTHRFGPRLLLAGVVTAEPAPESRTTAAAPLCTGCGDCIRACPEGAIGPDGVDAFRCRTVRAWVPPPVVPAVTWLLRRQALVGSLAPLAPWIAKTATIRCSRCVTECPRFAGDEGKG, from the coding sequence ATGGACCTTGCAACGTTCTTTGAAGACGCAGAAGTCGACGTCTTCGCCAGGGTCGGGATCGACGACCTCGCCGACGCGGACAGGGCGGCGGTTCTGCAGTTCCTCCCGGCAGCCCGGTCCGTGATCATCTTCGGGAAGGAAGTCCCGGTCGCGGTCTACCGGATGGGGCAGAAAGAGAAGACCAGGGAGATGCTCCGGATTGCAGAGGGACTCGACGAAACCGCCGTGCGGCTCGCCGACCGCCTGAAGGCCGACGATATCCCGGCCCGCCCCGTTCCGCTCTACCTGCCCGTACGGTTCGCCGGCGGGAGGGTGCAGGGCGTCGTCCGGCTCAAGTCGATCGCAGCGGCCGCCGGAGTCGGGGAGATCGGCAGGAACACCGTTCTCCTCACGCACCGCTTCGGCCCGCGGCTGCTCCTCGCCGGCGTCGTGACCGCAGAGCCGGCTCCGGAGTCCAGAACAACCGCTGCTGCGCCGCTCTGCACCGGGTGCGGAGACTGCATCCGGGCCTGCCCGGAAGGAGCGATAGGGCCGGACGGTGTCGACGCATTCCGGTGCCGGACCGTCCGTGCCTGGGTGCCGCCCCCGGTCGTCCCGGCCGTGACGTGGCTGCTCCGGCGGCAGGCGCTCGTCGGGAGCCTCGCCCCGCTTGCACCGTGGATTGCGAAGACCGCGACGATCCGGTGCAGCCGCTGCGTCACCGAATGCCCGCGGTTTGCGGGAGACGAGGGGAAGGGATAA
- a CDS encoding class I SAM-dependent methyltransferase: MDMSFLFTMHEGLPRQGPGSNACTQKAFSMLKNLPDQPEILDIGCGAGMQTIELGRICPNCHITAVDIHQPYLDDLARKAAAAGVGDRITTVRESMDDLPFEDAAFDVLWAESSIFIVGFEKGLRLWKRLLRPSGYFCLSEAVWFTDQPSPEAAAFWNDCYPAITTVPETCAIAEKAGYEVVATFPLPGSVWWDHYYTPLIERLPDLKKVAAGNPDAEAFVAFSEREIAVHREHGDEYGYEFFILRSR; encoded by the coding sequence ATGGATATGTCATTCCTCTTCACCATGCACGAGGGACTGCCCCGCCAGGGGCCGGGTAGCAACGCGTGCACGCAAAAAGCGTTTTCGATGCTGAAAAATCTCCCGGACCAGCCGGAGATCCTGGATATCGGGTGTGGGGCGGGGATGCAGACGATCGAGCTCGGCCGTATATGCCCGAACTGTCATATCACCGCCGTCGACATCCACCAGCCGTACCTGGACGATCTCGCCCGGAAGGCGGCAGCGGCCGGGGTGGGGGACAGGATCACGACGGTGAGAGAGTCCATGGACGATCTGCCGTTTGAGGATGCAGCCTTCGACGTCCTCTGGGCGGAGAGTTCTATCTTCATCGTGGGGTTTGAGAAAGGACTCCGGTTGTGGAAGCGGCTTCTCCGGCCGAGCGGCTACTTCTGCCTCAGCGAAGCGGTCTGGTTCACCGATCAGCCCTCGCCGGAGGCGGCGGCGTTCTGGAACGACTGCTACCCGGCGATAACAACGGTTCCGGAGACCTGTGCGATCGCTGAAAAGGCCGGCTACGAGGTCGTCGCGACCTTCCCACTTCCCGGGTCCGTCTGGTGGGATCACTACTATACGCCGCTCATAGAGCGGCTGCCCGACCTGAAGAAGGTGGCCGCCGGCAATCCCGACGCGGAAGCGTTCGTCGCGTTCTCGGAGCGGGAGATCGCGGTGCACCGGGAGCACGGAGACGAGTACGGCTACGAGTTCTTCATTCTGAGGAGCCGCTGA
- a CDS encoding nucleoside deaminase: MDAFMQAAIEEARKGLIEGGIPIGSVLVIDGTIVGRGHNRRVQKGSAVLHAEMDCLENAGRLKPGDYRRAVLYSTLSPCDMCSGAVLLYKIPRVVIGEHRTFQGPEEYLRSRGVELVVLDDPECLRLMQEFIAANPALWYEDIGEEE, from the coding sequence ATGGATGCATTCATGCAGGCCGCTATCGAAGAGGCCAGAAAGGGATTGATAGAAGGGGGGATTCCCATCGGCTCGGTGCTGGTGATCGACGGCACCATCGTCGGCCGGGGGCATAACCGGAGAGTGCAGAAGGGCAGCGCCGTCCTGCACGCCGAGATGGACTGCCTGGAGAATGCGGGCAGGCTCAAGCCCGGGGATTACCGCCGGGCGGTGCTGTACTCGACGCTCTCCCCGTGCGACATGTGCAGCGGCGCAGTCCTGCTCTACAAAATACCCCGGGTCGTGATCGGTGAACACCGGACTTTCCAGGGGCCTGAAGAGTATCTCCGCTCGCGGGGCGTGGAACTGGTAGTCCTGGACGATCCGGAGTGCCTGCGGCTGATGCAGGAGTTCATTGCCGCGAATCCCGCGTTGTGGTATGAGGATATCGGGGAAGAAGAGTAG
- a CDS encoding DUF3887 domain-containing protein: protein MHQSPMHLLAALLLLAGTCVSGCTGQDTVVSGEERAIIVAYADPIAENLLQGFNEGNYTIYSRDFGVEMKRSLTEAVFLQNRKFVTSRIGLYESRGDPIVTEQGEYIAVNYPATFEREDGVNVRLVFRKGDPSHLLYGLWFNSPALQR from the coding sequence ATGCACCAGTCTCCGATGCACCTGCTTGCCGCTCTGCTTCTCCTTGCCGGGACATGCGTCTCGGGCTGCACGGGGCAGGATACCGTGGTCTCCGGCGAGGAGCGAGCGATCATAGTCGCGTACGCCGATCCGATCGCCGAGAACCTCCTGCAGGGGTTCAACGAGGGCAATTACACGATCTACTCACGGGATTTCGGCGTTGAGATGAAAAGGAGCCTTACCGAGGCGGTATTTCTGCAGAACCGCAAGTTCGTCACGTCCAGAATAGGGCTCTACGAGTCCCGGGGCGACCCGATCGTTACGGAGCAGGGCGAGTATATCGCCGTCAACTATCCGGCGACGTTCGAGCGGGAGGACGGCGTGAACGTCCGGCTTGTCTTCAGAAAGGGCGATCCGTCGCACCTGCTCTACGGGCTCTGGTTCAATTCACCGGCGCTGCAACGGTGA
- a CDS encoding transporter substrate-binding domain-containing protein gives MALPKRYALLLCLLILPGTLLVSGCLSDRQVTAITSTPSTTDLTYYTEQNPPYNFEENGTLQGISVELLELITAKMGENVSREAVRLVPWTEGYQAALTQNKTVLFTTARLPEREQSFKWVGPIYTYTNVLFARPESGIVIDEPGDLKEYRIGVIVDDAAVQQLLDAGVNESQLVYETDLFAVIDKLENGEIDLWAYPKESGRYFTWQATGNAYAFRIVSALPALEGYYAFSRDVPDATIRSFQQALDSLKAEKDATGISTYERVLGRYAPVIGLAQLQYLTEELAPYNFEENGTASGIAVEILEAVFKDIGVNASREDIRIVPFAEGLQAAQNGSTVLFSVVRTPEREPLYEWAGPFTSGRVVIYAPMERDITIASDEDLNRYQIGAVQASVENDLLADRGVNTSRIVNGKAPEDLLRMLESGEIDLWATGDLAGRHQMLQTAENPDAYEIVYTLSENDLYYLFSKDVPDLLVSAFEQSLENVRNQKDATGVSEYERILYRYLGVGCARQTFTDAEVTTLVNRTATDIEKNATGTLRAINAGKAPYQDPENPALYVFVYDENVTMVANADNIQQVGINYRGKTDVTGKPFRDEIVAGAQENGTGWVEYVYSNPAETNLYYKTTYYRLTEGSDNRTYIVCSGRFKGCEE, from the coding sequence ATGGCACTACCGAAACGCTATGCACTACTTTTGTGTCTCCTGATACTGCCGGGAACGCTCCTCGTGTCCGGATGCCTCTCCGACCGGCAGGTTACTGCCATAACCAGCACACCGTCCACAACGGATCTGACCTACTATACCGAGCAGAATCCGCCCTACAACTTCGAGGAGAACGGGACACTGCAGGGGATCTCCGTCGAGCTCCTGGAGTTGATCACCGCGAAGATGGGCGAAAACGTCTCCCGCGAGGCGGTGCGTCTGGTACCCTGGACAGAAGGCTACCAGGCGGCACTGACCCAGAATAAGACCGTGCTCTTCACTACGGCCCGGCTACCCGAGCGGGAGCAGTCCTTCAAATGGGTCGGGCCGATCTATACCTACACGAATGTCCTCTTTGCCCGCCCGGAGAGCGGGATCGTGATCGACGAACCGGGTGACCTTAAGGAGTATCGGATCGGGGTGATCGTCGATGATGCGGCCGTCCAGCAGCTGCTGGATGCGGGAGTGAACGAGAGCCAGCTCGTCTACGAAACCGATCTGTTCGCAGTCATCGATAAACTCGAGAACGGCGAGATCGACCTCTGGGCCTACCCGAAGGAATCAGGCCGATACTTCACCTGGCAGGCGACCGGGAACGCGTACGCTTTCAGGATCGTCTCTGCCCTGCCGGCCCTGGAAGGCTACTACGCGTTCAGCAGGGACGTTCCCGATGCAACCATCCGGTCTTTCCAGCAGGCGCTGGATTCCTTGAAAGCCGAGAAGGATGCGACGGGGATCAGCACCTACGAGAGGGTTCTGGGGCGGTACGCCCCCGTGATCGGCCTGGCTCAGCTGCAGTACCTGACCGAGGAACTGGCACCCTATAACTTCGAGGAGAACGGGACGGCAAGCGGTATCGCGGTCGAGATCCTGGAGGCGGTTTTCAAAGATATCGGGGTGAACGCATCCCGGGAAGACATCCGCATCGTTCCGTTTGCCGAGGGGTTGCAGGCGGCGCAGAACGGCAGCACCGTGCTCTTCTCCGTCGTTCGCACACCGGAACGCGAGCCGCTGTACGAGTGGGCGGGGCCGTTCACCAGTGGGAGAGTCGTGATCTATGCACCGATGGAGAGAGATATCACGATCGCCTCCGACGAGGATCTGAACCGGTACCAGATCGGCGCCGTCCAGGCCTCCGTCGAGAACGATCTCCTCGCCGACCGGGGGGTGAACACATCCCGGATCGTCAACGGCAAAGCCCCCGAGGATCTCTTGCGGATGCTTGAATCAGGAGAGATCGACCTCTGGGCGACGGGCGATCTCGCCGGACGGCACCAGATGCTGCAGACGGCGGAGAACCCGGACGCCTACGAGATCGTCTACACCTTAAGCGAGAACGACCTCTACTATCTCTTCAGTAAGGACGTCCCGGATCTGCTGGTCAGCGCCTTTGAACAGTCGCTCGAGAACGTACGGAACCAGAAGGATGCCACAGGGGTCAGCGAGTACGAGCGGATCCTGTACCGCTACCTGGGAGTGGGGTGCGCCCGGCAGACGTTTACCGATGCCGAGGTGACGACGCTCGTGAACAGAACCGCTACCGACATCGAGAAGAACGCCACCGGGACGCTCCGGGCGATCAACGCGGGGAAGGCTCCCTACCAGGACCCGGAGAATCCGGCTCTCTACGTCTTCGTCTACGACGAGAACGTGACGATGGTTGCCAACGCAGACAACATCCAGCAGGTCGGCATCAACTACCGGGGCAAGACCGACGTGACGGGCAAGCCGTTCCGTGACGAGATCGTCGCCGGTGCGCAGGAGAACGGCACCGGGTGGGTGGAGTACGTCTACAGCAACCCGGCCGAGACGAACCTGTACTACAAGACCACCTACTACCGCCTGACCGAAGGGAGCGACAATAGGACCTACATTGTCTGCAGCGGCAGGTTCAAGGGCTGCGAGGAGTGA
- a CDS encoding DUF3795 domain-containing protein — protein MTRLSPALIAPCGMNCGLCIGYLREKNRCPGCRTEDAAGLRPSCARCRIRQCEDRTGDYCYDCAEYPCARLKRLDKRYVKYWMSMLDNLHAIRERGIDEFIEQEKTRWTCPHCGAILCVHRNRCLRCGEAW, from the coding sequence ATGACCCGCCTCTCTCCTGCCCTGATCGCTCCCTGCGGTATGAACTGTGGGCTCTGCATCGGCTACCTGCGGGAGAAGAACCGATGTCCCGGCTGTCGGACGGAGGATGCCGCCGGACTGCGCCCGTCCTGCGCCAGGTGCCGCATCCGGCAGTGCGAAGACCGGACGGGAGACTACTGCTACGACTGCGCCGAATACCCCTGTGCACGGTTGAAACGGCTCGACAAACGGTACGTGAAATACTGGATGAGCATGCTCGACAATCTGCACGCAATACGGGAGCGGGGGATCGACGAATTCATCGAACAGGAGAAGACCCGGTGGACCTGCCCGCACTGTGGAGCTATCCTCTGCGTCCACCGGAACCGCTGCCTGCGGTGCGGAGAGGCGTGGTGA